The following coding sequences are from one Pyrobaculum sp. 3827-6 window:
- a CDS encoding ABC transporter ATP-binding protein: MALIEVDRVKKFYGRVEVFNGISLNVETGEFVALLGPSGCGKSTLLRMIAGLERPDAGEIRFRGEPVRGPRREIALMFQSPTLLPWKSALDNVALPLVARGMGWGEAREAAARFLSFVGLSGFEEAYPKQLSGGMQQRVALARALAVEPEVLLLDEPFSALDPLTAESLRSELVKIWHENLSTVHTVVMVTHAVDEAVYIANRIVVLSARPAKVVADLRIDLPYPRNRKSQEFQKYLDQVYSYI; encoded by the coding sequence ATGGCGCTGATAGAGGTGGACAGGGTGAAGAAGTTCTACGGGAGGGTCGAGGTATTCAACGGAATAAGTCTAAACGTCGAGACGGGCGAATTCGTGGCGTTGCTGGGGCCCTCTGGCTGTGGTAAATCTACCCTCTTGAGGATGATAGCCGGCCTAGAGCGGCCAGACGCCGGGGAGATCAGGTTCAGGGGGGAGCCCGTTAGGGGGCCGAGGAGAGAGATAGCGCTCATGTTTCAATCTCCCACCCTACTTCCGTGGAAGTCGGCGCTTGACAACGTGGCTCTCCCCCTCGTGGCGAGGGGGATGGGGTGGGGGGAGGCTAGGGAGGCCGCGGCGCGGTTTCTCTCCTTCGTGGGGCTGTCCGGCTTCGAGGAGGCGTATCCGAAGCAACTATCCGGCGGGATGCAGCAGAGAGTTGCCCTGGCGAGGGCGTTGGCGGTGGAGCCCGAGGTCCTCCTGCTGGACGAGCCCTTCTCCGCCCTGGACCCGCTGACGGCGGAGAGCCTCAGGTCTGAGCTGGTAAAGATCTGGCACGAGAACCTCTCCACGGTCCACACGGTAGTGATGGTGACCCACGCGGTGGACGAGGCTGTCTACATAGCTAATAGAATTGTTGTGCTGAGCGCCAGACCCGCCAAGGTGGTTGCCGACCTGCGTATCGACCTCCCATACCCCCGCAACAGGAAGAGCCAGGAATTCCAGAAATACCTAGACCAGGTATACTCATATATATAA